The Danio aesculapii chromosome 22, fDanAes4.1, whole genome shotgun sequence genomic sequence GAAATGGCACTGAAAGGAAAAGTTTGCCCATTAGCTATGATTCCATCCACtcattttatgtgcattttggaatatcacttTAAAAATTCTTAATAGAAACtgaaaaatatgcataaattctGAAAAATGggtagaataaactttttatccaataagaaaaaatgtgcaaaactataatggaaacacatttacagaataaattccagtatgtgcatcaaaaaatagtgattttgttttaacagatcatgaatGGGTGTGATGGGATGGCTTTAATGGACATGCTAAAAATATTGGTCATTGTGAAATCCAGTATAGAAACagtccattattattattctccAATGTTTTATGCGATGtttcagttttgcacataaatcaaATTTGtacttttggatggaaacatagctatttacTCATGCTAATGtctttctaaagatgtttgacATTCTTTAATACAGATTCACACAGTTCTGGAACACtttgagagtgagtaaacaaCAGAATTAATCTCCAAGTTGAACAATTCCTTGTacaaaaaacattgtaattacatagcTAAAACAGCGTAAACTAGAAAAAGTAAGAAAATGTCACTTCATTGTGTGTTTTTCACAGCAAATAATCTCCCGTGCAGGATAGATGGGGTAGAGGGACAGTGGGATGCTTTGATGCTGACCTATTTGAAGCATCTTCTAAGAGACTGAACACTTTCAGTTCCTCTTTTAGGCACAGTCCCAGTGTCTCTGATCAGTGCAATTTTTTTCTGGACAACAAAACAGTCCAGGCGTCCAGGCCACAACTTCTGACTCCTGTCTACCAGTTCCAGAGCCAGCTACCTCTAAAGCCTGTTTTCCAGCCTAGCAACACCGTGTACTGCATAATGTCTGGGCACCTCTTAAGAGAGAAATCCTCTGATAATCATAGTTATAAAAGGCACTTAAGTTGTATCTGTAAAAAAAGTTAAGATGGCACATGCATCTGGTTTAAATACTGGCAGTCAGTTTAAGCGTTTGGCTGGGATGCGGTAAAATGTTCACCAACCCAGCAGAGTCTGTCTAGTGTCTGCATCGCACCCGCCTGCAGGGGTCATGGAGCACATTGCCCTCTGTGAGCTGGAGGTATGAATTGCGCAATTTGGCTTTTACACATATAAAGCTTTTGTACAAGCTATATTGTTGTTGGCTGGACACTGTCCTTGtattaaaagtacatcatattcCAAGCTGTTTAGTGCTAATGATGGGGAAGGCGTGATGTCGGTTTGTTTTGGATGTGTCAGTCCATTCTCTGGGTTGGTTTTTACTCCTTCCAACTCTAAAGGAGATGTCTCATGTAAGTCCATGTCTTCTGGAGCCTTGGGTCTCCTCCTGCGGCAGATGACAACCACAGTAGCTATTGTGGCAACCAGCATCACCACTGCCACCGCTACCACAATGGGTATAAGAGAGGAAGAAGGTTCGGTCCTGTCAACGCTGGGCTCATGGGAGGAGGGTGGGATTCCTGCTGTGCGAGCCTCCATGCAGGCACTAACCGAGACATGGACAGGCTCTCCCAAAGGGCTAGCACATACAGAATAAGTGCTGTTTGGTTGTAACCCTCTAAGTGTGTATTCAGGGTAAGTTGGAGGCACATTCAGCTGTAATGGTCGGCGGTCAGGACCTGACAAGTTACTGTACGTCAGACGGATTCCACGTATGTGTGGTCTTGTTTGTATGTAACGGTGAAGGTCTAATGAAATGGAAGTGCTGGTTATGTGATGGGAGCTGATTGTGTTAGGCTGGACTGTAGCGATGGTCTCGAGAGAAACTCGAGGTGAAGGCGGGGGAAGCATAGCTTCATTCTGAATCTCACAATAGAGTCCTGACATTGAAGGTGGACACAAGCAAACAATCACCCCATTTGACTCAAATATGCATGTTCCTCCATTTAGACAGATATTGGGAGGGCACATAATTCCTTCCTCCTCAGAATCTTCCATGATAATGCTGGGGAAAGCGGTGGTCTGATAAACAGGGAAGTTGTCTGCGTCTGCTGAGGATATGTCACTTGGTGGTGCTGGAGGAATGACGTGTGTTGTGCCTGATTGTGTAGAGGAGTTTGTAGGTTTACTTGTGGTACTACTTGTCCCCGCACTTGTTAGCTCAATGGTTGTTGTGGGACAGCCAAAATCTTTGTGTTCCAACTTTTCCAAAACCTTTCCTGAGTTTATTGGTGGAAAGTGGCAACGAGTCTCCTCCGTCCTCAACAGCTCCACACGTACATCCTTTAACCATGCTGGGAACCAGGCTAGTGTGCAGAGGCAGTTAAAGGGGTTTTCAGCTGCAGTGAGCTTCTCAAGTTTGGGGAAAAGGCTGAAGAATCCTTCAGGGAAGCCTTGCAAATTAAGGTTGCTTAAGTCAAGCTCAAGGAGATTGACCAAATTTTGGAAGTCTTCATGTTTCAGAGATCCCAAAGGGTTGCCAGTTAAATTTAGGTTTCGTAGTCCTCCCATTGACTTTAGTGTAGGTTGTATCTCTACAAGCTGGTTCTGAGAAACATCTAGAACGTGCAGATTTACTAGGCTGGCTAACAGCTCCTCATCCAGACTGGTCAGCCCCAATCCAGCTATTTTAAGGGATTCAAGATGTGGTGTCTGTAAATCTTGAGCTACAAGAGGTGGGATGCTATTATAACTAAGGTCCAAGTGGAGCAGTCTGGGCAGCCGCAAAGCAGGCAACACACTAATCTGATTCCCCTGAAGCTTCAGCTCCAAAAGGTTCCCCAGTCCCTCAAAGGCAGCTGGGTGAATGTTCTGGATGACGTTACCGTAGAGATACAGCCTTTCTAGGTTAACAAGTCCAATGAAACTGTCTTTGGAAATGTGAGTAATGTAGTTTGAGGAGAGATCTAGATTGTGTAGAGAGGAGAGTGGGCTGAATACACCATCGGGTATTTCACTGAGGGAATTCTGACTTAAGTCCAACATTTCAAGCTCGCCAAGCTCCACAAAGTCCTGCTGTTGCAAGATATTGATGTTGTTCTGAAAGACATAAAGTTGTTTTCCAGTGGACGGAAGGCCACGAGGCATGTAGATCAAGTTCCTCTGGACGCAGAAGATGTTGTTACTGGGGAGGCATGTGCAATCATGAGGACATCTGATGCTCAGAGACCCACAAAATAAGTAAAGCAAAATGAGATGAGTCAGGGGAGATAATGGCCACATTGTCAATTagtgtctttttttgtttgtgatCAATCCCTGcaatagaaaaagaaaataatcttgttactgtatatatttcacaGATTGTTTGTCCTTTAAACAACCTTGCTTACATCAAACACCAAATACAACAAGAGAAAGAAACCATAAACCTGCACGAAACATTGATGTTCTGTGACAGTTAGAATGACCTGAACTATCATGCCTATTTAAACTTTTGTAGCTGATTATTGCATATCAACCACTCCAGAGAAAAATCTACCCATTTACTCATAGCACTGTATTATTCCTTATGAATACCTACAaagtttgtaaaagtgtttttgagTTTGTTCTGAATTAAATCAGAAGGACCACTAGTGACTCctaagtaaaatgaataaatagttgCATGATTCTATAATTgaaacttcttttgtgttttggttgaattttttaaaaaatattttaaatcagcGTTTTCTTTTTACAAAGACTGTGGTTTGAGGCCAGTTTGACTGAATGTCTTTTGACCTTCCTTGCACAGTTTCCACTGTTAGCTTAATAAGTTAATCTGTGAGAGTTTAGACCTCAACCCAAAATGTGTCTTAGAGCACAGGCCACCCAGCTTCTCAAATGCGGTGTCCAGCCAAAATGCACAATGCTGTTTGATTCTATATTGTGACAATTAAAAATGTCTGGACACAAGTAGcaagttaaaagaaaaaaataaacctaATTAGTAGCATAAGTGGATGAAGCTCCTTCAAAAATTGTAAGTCTCTTAATTCCCAATTGAAGTCCTCGTTTCATTTTGTGTCTGACAATAGACAGTCTCTTAGATGTCTTTGATTTCCAGAGCAACAAAAGGATAGACCAAGCCTCTTCCATCTTCTCCACCACTGAAGAAacaatgtgtatgtttgtgtgtacaaAGAATAGTTTACTGTTCCAACAAGAGTCCTGGCTGCTGAAGAGCCGCTCTATTGAAGAACATGCACAACTATTCATTTGGCAGGTACACTCACTCTTTTCATCCTTTTTTCTGTCAGTGTTTCCTTTTGTGAGCCTCTTTTTCTCACATCAACCATTTATCTTATTTTCTCTGCCCTTTCGTTTCCTCCTCCCCTTGAAGGGCAATGGCTTGGCTATTAGGAAAGCTTGTGATTATATTTGCTCATAGTCTTGTGATTATATTTGCTcattctgtgtttttttattatctgaTCTGATAACGTTTCAGATGAAGAAGAATGTTTGGCTCAGTTATGTGTCTGTTTTTTAACATGATATTCTCCAACTTATTAGCTGGTCCAACCTAGGAACCTAAAGCTCTGACACTCAAAACACTCAAAAACCTTGAGCTGCAGTAGGCGGAGTTGTAAGGTCCAATTCTAACCCTTAACCCTTCCCCTTACtctgcactcacactatgctaacCGAACCGTGCacgtttcccggttcgtttgacaagtgtgagggTTTCGAATCATGCTCAGGCATGCTTTaattggccggccctggcccagttggaagcaGTGTGCCACAGTGTGGTCCGGTTGGGCTTTGGtgtggtacgcttgtagtgtaagTGCAAAGCATGCCTGAAACTGAAGATACAACGTCACTTTAAAAGGGACTAtttaatatggatttattaatcattcttttcaatgaacgcgaactgacgtagtttattaaagacgcaaacccctcactgcacgtcagctgcaccttcagcaaacctcctaatttgTGCAAGCATGAggacttttattataatttatgaacattaaaagttgtggatctgttcggcaaaatatttgactgtgtgtcactgcatcttAAACGACTGaaacaatataactaaacaaATTTCCACTGTGCTGtgtgagagcgcttctcttcctgttaaactgaacagtcgcatcaatGACGTAAGTGTGCTTACTGTAGGTTCGGAAGGCAAaaagcagtgtgagtgcaggccatcggGGGAGAGGGAAGGGGGAACAATCACActtcggcatggttcaaggcaactgtacctagtgtgcgTACACCCTTATTGTCCCAAATTCTTATCAGCTTGAAGGGCTGAGGGGAAGGGCTAAATAGCCCTTAAAACAGAgcttttccaggaccacactagaAACCAACGGGTACAAAAAATCATAGAATACAGCAGCTACATTggcaaaaaaatctgtcaaaaaatcTGGATCAAAATGTGTCATGCTGCTTTCTAAAGAATATGATGGTGGCTAAGAGAGAAGAATGGTTTCATAGACATCTGGCAAAcatttttcttcacaaaaagcACCACATCAGTGTCACATCTTTTTCTAATTGCAACGAGCAGACACCGAATGGTTCCATCAGTGTGCGCAATATCATAGAAAAGATATGGCATGACAAGGTGAGTTTCTTGTCCGGTGTGACTCCTCTGTGCCTTAATAATTTCTCCAGAATTGATCGTATAGGTACATGTGTACCAGCTCCGCTACTACACTCTCCAGTGCATTCACGTTTCTAGTTTGGTTTTTTGTATGTTGTTCTCCTGTCTGACTCCCTTATGAATAGAAACCAATTGAAGGGAAGAAATTACATGTCAAAGAAGGTGGAGTTACAGAAAACACTCACTGATCGCGTAATCGTTATGGACCAATGGCAGCTCAGTTTTTAGGGGGTCAAACGAACTGCCCAAAAGTTCACTTTTTGATGAGCTGTTTTGAACTTCCAAAACCAACTCAAAAAGAAGATTATTTTGACCAAATTTGGTTAGAAATTACATCATTTTGGTTCATTTTTCAATTATGTTTGAAGTCTACTGGAACACTTAAGACAATAGGCACTTCCCAAAAATCTACTTCACCACCTTAGCTGGTAATGATCTTCTAGTTTGTTGCTTGTAAGAGCCAGTCTGCCAGCTAATTTTTAACAGGAACCTGCAGGCATGGGAAGGATAGTAAGTATGTATGAGTTTAACAGCTTTGCCTAGTGATTAGATGATGTGACATTCAATTTGGCCCAATTAGCATAATTGAATCATAATTATGCAATCTTTTTATACGAGTCTGTTAATCCTTATTTAATTTCCCTTTATAGATAATCTGACAGATCAAGTTTTAATGTTTCAGTGATTATGTTTTTAACTGTAGTTTTGCACATCCCTTGAATGTTCCATCTTCTCCTATTGCTATACACCATACTTGGGCTCTCTGTAGGTTGCTGGAGTTTTGTATAGAAACTAGAACTTTTTCATTAAAGAAGGGTTGCTACGTTCCTGTCTTTTGCCCTCCTTCTGttcttttttttccctccttCATATTCACAATCCCACCGGCACGGCAGGAATTTTGCAATAACCCTAAAAATCTATCTTCATCACAGGAAGGTATGGGGCCTCCAGTGGGTTtgacatttctctctctcactctctctttatTTGTTCCAGGGTTCATGTGCTTGTTTGCCAGGCTTCTGTCAAAACTGATTGCGTGAAAACAGGTTTGACGAGGGTGGCAGGAGGTTGCAGATAAAGCAGAGCTAAAAGCCACCAAGACACCTTTTGTTCACTTTATAGGTCATACATCTTAGTCACCTATAAATTATTGCCTCATATGTACAGCATGTAACTTATAAAGGCAGCATTAGTGATACAAAAGGACGAGTTCAACTAAAAATGTATAATCTTttcagatattttgaaaaatagtcTATTGTTTTGTACACACAATTAAAGTAAAAGAAAGTTTTTCCTCTATTCACTATAAAGACAAAACTGTTTAAGTATTTTTGCCCAAAACTGTCAATCTAACTACAACAAACTGATGATTTATGACACTTTTTAGCCTTAAACACAAGAACACTGGCATGCTCACACACACCCAAAAATCAACACACAGGTTTCACTCCAACTCTCAGACACATGCTCCCTCTGGGTTTGGCTtggcttcattttatttataagccGTAAACGATGAATGAATCCCAGACCGAATGAGAGATCAAGAAAACATCCATTTGCATTCATAGTAGATTTCTCATTAATTCTaacaagtatgtttttttttcaaaaagttgATAAAGTAAGATTTAGAAAGCCCAGAGAACAATATGAGAGCCTTAATTTGAATGACCCTGTTTACACAGAATTTTGCATTTGCGTGGGGGTTTGTCATTTACTTCTTCTTTTGTATTCTTCATGCTtccaataaaaacagcttttaaatgGCAAAGCTTTAAATACATTCACCCAAAATGGAAACCACAAAGTCAAAAATAGGTAGGTATAAAAATAGGTATAAAAAATAACAGCATGTGTGTGAAATTTGTTAATTTGACAGACTGGTGAGAGTAAAAAACTTAACTAAAACCTAGTGGTGCTACATTCAACTTCAAGCGAAATTTTGAATGGAAAAAGgtataaaaacaatcaaacaaatagtTCAACCTCTCACCAGTAGGTTGTAGCGTAGCTAAATTGTAGATATCTACTATAGCTACATCATATGCTGCTAAAAATATTTAGCTACAGTTTTTACAAGCAGCCTGTACTGTTGTGTAGTTAAATGTTTACTGTTATTAGCTTCTAGTGTTGCTAAAAGTTGCTAGCTATACTATGTACTtcaaaaaatataacaatttagtAGTAGAAGAGCAGGTAACTTTGTACTGTTAGTAGCTTGCATTGTAGCCAACTGTTTTGCTAAAAATTAGCTGTACTACAGTACATGCTTTAACATTTTTGCCTACAGTTTGCTAGCAGCTTGTAGTGTAACTAACTTATATACTAGATAGGCCTATTTAGCTACATCATGCTGCTAATAACATTTTTAGCTACAGTTTACAAGTAGCTTGTAGCTAACTGCTTGTTTTTTGTAGCATGTAGTGTAGTCAATTGTTGATTGATGTTCGATTACTCCACACTGCTAATGAAATATTTAGCTACAATTTACAAGTAGCTTGCAGCTAAATGCTTTTTTTAGTATCTTGTAGTGTAGATAATTGTTGCTTGATGTTCGGTAACTCCACCgactgctaaatatttagctacAGTTTACAAGTAACTTGTAGCTAACTGCTTGTTTTAGTAGCTTGTAGTATAGCTAAGTGTTGCCTAATGTTCGGTTACTCCACATGCTGCTAATACAATATTTAGCTACAGTTtacaagtagcttttagcttaacTGCTTGTTTTAGTAGCTTGTAGTGTAGCTAATTGTTGCTTGATGTTCGGTTACTCCACACACTACTAATTAAATATTTAGCAACACTTTACAAGTAGCTTGTAGCTAACTGCTTGTTTTTAGTAGCTTTAGTAGCTTGTAGTGTAGATAATTGTGGCTTGATGTTCGGTTAGTCCACACACTACTAATTAACTATTTAGCTACAGTTGCTAAAGTTTGTAGCTTGCAGTGTATTTAACTGTTTTCCTAGATATTTAGCCACATTACTGCAAAAAATATTACATGTACATTGAAATACAGTTAACGTTTGTCTTATTTTAGTAGCTAGCAGCTACATGGTAATTTGCAACAACTAGTAAATCTTAGCTCTTTGTCATGAGCTTGACAGTTTCAGTTGACCAATTAAGCTGCAGTTGTAAAATAtgggacacacaaacacactcataggTTAACATTTACTATTAGAGAGTTGCTATTACTATTAGAGAGTTGTGACTTCTCGTTTCCTTAAATAAAATGCTACTGTCATGATATTACTCAaagctaaacacacacatacaagtaaATACACATTTCCGTCAGCAACTCCTGCGCACAGCTGGATTGTGTTACCCAGAATGCACTGGTGCAGTCTCTCCGGTTGACAGCAAGCTCCCATTAAGTAACTGTTTTGTGATTAGGGTAGGGGGAGGACTTGAGGGAGGGAAACCAAAAGAGAAACAGGCATCTGCACTTAAATGTGGATTCTGCGCAAGTGTGTGCATGCCCGTAAGCGACTGTTTGTGTTTACGCATGCTTGAATCACATTCATGACCATGTGGCTTATTTAAAATCCAAAACAGATTGATCAGGGCAACTGTGACTTTTCACTTCAACCTCAACAAAGCCTCCTCAAACTACAGAAGCTTATTTGCTCTAGTCTGATGTGCACTAAAATCACAAATATGAAGAAATGGAATCTGGAAAGAACAAACTCAGGAATGTTCTACAGACTCAACTAAACAGAAAACAAAGACAAGTTGTTCAATTCATTAATGCTACACTGACAAGAACCAAAAAAGTATAAGGGGGATCAGATTTTGTTGGTTGATTATAAGATAACCATAATTAGATGCACTTAACAAGTAGTTTCAGCTGTAGCGTTTATACAAACTCACACACTTCCCATCCTCCAGACAAAGacgctctcaaacacacacaaaagacacTAAAAGGTGGAGAGTGCCTTAAACAGGATTAGGTGCAATAAAGGTGCACCATCCAGCCTCAGCTTTGCCCAGAGGCAGCAGGCAGTTCATGTTACAGTCTACTCTGTGTGCATGTGCGCACCTGCTAGTCAAGCACATCCACTGAGATTCTGCATTTCTGAGTGAAATGTGAGAAACTtaacaagacaaaagtagaccaaCTAACACATGCCGCTGACACACGCCAGCCTGTCATATACTGTTACAAAGGTgactgcctatctatctatctatctatctatctatctatctatctatctatctatctatctatctatctatctatctatctatctatctatctatctatctatctatctatctatctatctatctatctatctatctatctatctatctatctctgtctgtctgtctgtctgtctgtctgtctgtctctctgtcttttTGTATGTCCGTCCATCATTCTGCCTGTCTGTTTATctttttgtctgtccatccatcaatctttttatatgtccgtccatctgtctgtctatactttgtctgtccgtccatcagtCTGTCTTTTTGTcggtctgtctatccatccatcaatctttttgtccatctttctttctgtctatctatttttCTATCTCTTTTTTTGTCTGTTCGTCCATCTGCCCATCCTTCTGtctatttgttcatccatccagccatccatctatctttttgtccatccgtccatcagtCTGTCTTTTTGCCTGTCTACCCATCCATCAATCTTTTTGTCCATctctttctatctgtctatttTTCTATCTCttttcccccgatcactcagtttagatggctggccagcttaaggaagagtcctgatggttccaaacatcttccatgaAGTTTCATGACATCTTCCACaattacggatgatggaggccgctgtgctcattggaactttcagagcagcagaaaattttctgtaaccttccccagccttgtgcctcgagacaaccctgtctctgaggtctacagacaattcctttgtgttcatgcttggtttgtgctttgacatgcactgtcaaccctgggactttatatagacaggtgtatgccttttcaaatcatgtccaatcaactgaatttacaagAGGTGAACTACAATTAagttgctgaaacatctcaagattgatcagtggaaacagaatgtacctgagctcaatttagagcttcacagcaaagtgTGAATACTtataatttgcaacaatttcaaaaaatcttttagttagtagaattttgaggaaataaattaatttaatccatttttccatccatccgaAAGTCAAGATTCACATGAATTGAgaaatgtttcaaaaatattCCTGAAAGTTTAAGTATGACAACTAGATTAACTATTGTGCATTCAATGACTTGAGGAGTAGATGTTATGAGGGGTTCGACAACTGCACAGAGAACTATAAAATACGTTTTCAGCAACATGACATtagcaattgataatgtaggaaatGTAAATAGCTGCCTGAATATACAAAAGCAAACACAACTTGTTCAAAACAACAAGAAACTGCTTCTATGATGCACACAAGTAATGTGAAgattggtttttaaaaatgtcatttataatgtGAAAAATGCACCAGAGCGACTGAAAAAAACTATAGCATGTCTGGCACGAGAGGTATTTTTAGATGGGTGTGTTTAAGAAGGATGTCATTCTGCCGTTCTTAGCTTCCTTTTGTGCTGCACATTTCTTTCTGAAGGGCTGCATTTGAAAGAGGAGCGCATTTGCTGCTGGATTAGCCGTAATGGTGTTGCTGCTATGTCTAGCATGCTGTCAGGTAGCATAATCTGCAGCCATGACATTGTGTGCACATGATTCACATTCATTCTGCGCCTTTCTATGTATGGTAATttagtacaaaatattttacaataaaaatatctggatgactattaattaatttaattgtgaAACAAAATCTGAATAAGACATCAAGAGGATTTTCACCCATATATTAAAAGATAAAATTAAGTCATTCTCTAATATTGTAAAGGTTATGAATTCATACTGAGCTTTAAGGAGTTGTATAAGCAgctttaaagggaacctattatgcccctttttacaggaTATAAATAAGTCTTTGTTGTCCACAAATGTGTAATGTTTTATAACGACCCCTTTGAGGCTTTAATCTCAGTTGTGCAattttagtgactgtcgctttatattcaaatgagattgtgctcttttcaaaagaggacggagctacaaatgccaatgtgtcagcatagtggcagattcaaaaacaagactgactTCCTATGAAGAAGAGCtcatcactaatgggcagggctttcccgctcagatgacacgtacaaaaggaaAATGTCGATCAAAGTATTTCTGCACTTTTTTATGCagtgtgataataaaaaaaaaaactatttataaatttcTATCATTAcaagctggctatattcacagactgttggcacacaaatgtgtttaaaccccttataaaagtgactttttttcaaaatagGTCCCCTCATGGTGAGTTAGATTCTTTATATTTCATGAAAGCATCTGTCACTTTTCATTGTAACTTCATGCAAAAAAGGCATAAAAACTGTACTCCAATATTGTGActaatattgttttgtattgtgaatattgtgttaattttgacaatttttaatatatatatatattgtttaacaaCAGTTTGACGACATAATtgtgattataaaaaagaaaatcaaacacggagagtctaaaaatcattttatacgaggaactactttctttcgccattcattcacatctgcagctgacgatcaaaacaacagaaaccattactaattcaccaacatcactttagagctagtatttgaatgattctctagcatactGTTTAAAGTGaggacaaaacaggtgattttgctcacatcttatgattataaggctgaacgacatgaaatgccatcaatgtacagagatttcccagtatttctctgttgcaatcgggatatcgcaactaattaattaacaaagcaaagcaaacactaccagattactgtggtataaatacagcactacaacatacaaaagtgagaaatcgacttaaaatgtcacttacctgatttgtAATGATTAGATCAGCTGTAAAACTTTGACATTTTTGGAGTTTTTCCTCCCCTAAGCCCTTATTAGgttgtctctgtcgccatcttgtagcAGAACGTTAACctttttgctctgctcaatgacaagcTAATAGCCACTGAATCtccaaaatgataaatatttaaaataggccttgtccttataaataaactgcatagtttcaatctaaacaactacattgcTGCCTAAAAAagcacattatgttgtccaaccgctgtaatatttgtcaaactgtagtgaggcAGAGAACTCTCTGTCCTTGACAGTGTGTCTTTCTGCAGGTTTAGTTCTTTGTTTTTTGGCTTCCCTTCACATGAAATCCATGTGTAACAATAACAGCTTTCTCCTTGACATCTCTcatagaaaaacaaacacactcacaccacacacacatatttatctgACCAACTCAACATTTGCACACCTGCTAAACACATTCGAGCAGCAAGTTATTCAAGTTAGCACGTTCCATATTGTCATTCAGTCTACTGCAGTGGAGTACGCAACATGCTGGGTGTCAAGTGAAACACTTTTTTGGCTCGATGCCACAGATCATAATACCATGAGTCATTTGCAAGTACACAGATTGTAGGCGCTAGTGTCAGTCAACAGTCAAAACCCTGAGTGCTAATGATGTTTACCATTGGTTTAGTGTCAAAGAGTTTAGCAGGTGTCGTCACGTGTTCATTCACGCTGCACAGGTGTAAAACGTCGGTGCAAAACCCAAAAACTATTGCACTCAAACAGTCACACCGTACCATTATTAAACCACCAACCATCAAAATGACTCAAATTTGAAATGAAGGTGCCATTTACATTAGTGTTTATGTTTTCAAAATACAGTTGTTACAATTACATCTGGTGTTCACACTAACCAGAAACTTTGAATCGTGAAAACCAAGCGTTTTGAAA encodes the following:
- the vasna gene encoding vasorin a gives rise to the protein MWPLSPLTHLILLYLFCGSLSIRCPHDCTCLPSNNIFCVQRNLIYMPRGLPSTGKQLYVFQNNINILQQQDFVELGELEMLDLSQNSLSEIPDGVFSPLSSLHNLDLSSNYITHISKDSFIGLVNLERLYLYGNVIQNIHPAAFEGLGNLLELKLQGNQISVLPALRLPRLLHLDLSYNSIPPLVAQDLQTPHLESLKIAGLGLTSLDEELLASLVNLHVLDVSQNQLVEIQPTLKSMGGLRNLNLTGNPLGSLKHEDFQNLVNLLELDLSNLNLQGFPEGFFSLFPKLEKLTAAENPFNCLCTLAWFPAWLKDVRVELLRTEETRCHFPPINSGKVLEKLEHKDFGCPTTTIELTSAGTSSTTSKPTNSSTQSGTTHVIPPAPPSDISSADADNFPVYQTTAFPSIIMEDSEEEGIMCPPNICLNGGTCIFESNGVIVCLCPPSMSGLYCEIQNEAMLPPPSPRVSLETIATVQPNTISSHHITSTSISLDLHRYIQTRPHIRGIRLTYSNLSGPDRRPLQLNVPPTYPEYTLRGLQPNSTYSVCASPLGEPVHVSVSACMEARTAGIPPSSHEPSVDRTEPSSSLIPIVVAVAVVMLVATIATVVVICRRRRPKAPEDMDLHETSPLELEGVKTNPENGLTHPKQTDITPSPSLALNSLEYDVLLIQGQCPANNNIACTKALYV